The Carassius carassius chromosome 28, fCarCar2.1, whole genome shotgun sequence region TGATGAATCGGTGGTTTCGGGAGAGTTTCAGAACTGCTTGGATGGATTATCCAGCATTGTTTTATCCAGTGCCTTTTCTTGTTTTCGTCCAGTAGGTTTAAGATCTCCAAGGTCATTGTAGTGGGTGATCTGGCGGTGGGGAAAACCTGTTTGATTAATAGGTGAGCAATTCTGTTAACCGTTTAACGTTTAATAGCTGTATCAAAGAATTCAGCTTGCTTTTTAGTGATTGTTTGGCTTAATATAGAATTTTATTCTGTtgaacttttttatgttttagatttTGTAAAGATGTCTTTGACAAAAATTACAAGGCCACCATAGGTGTGGACTTTGAAATGGAGAGGTTTGAAGTTCTTGGGGTCCCTTTCAGTTTACAGCTGTAAGTGAATTCTGTGACAGTCCAGCTATCTATAAACAAGTCATTTCTATAGTTATTTCAAATAGGTGTTTGTTTTAACTGTTCAGGTGGGACACTGCAGGACAGGAGAGATTTAAATGCATTGCCTCTACATACTACAGAGGAGCTCAAGGTATACGACTCAccagaaaataatattaaataatgcaaataaatatatcatttttagTATACTGTACTAGTTGTGTCAAACAATAGTCAATATACAATAATGTATAACCTCTGGTAATAGTAATAAAAGTATAATGGTCGAGTAATTAGATCATTAaatttaatgtcttttcattattatttaaaaaatacattattttttaaaagtaaatattttttttaatatgaggaATTCATATTATTTTCCCATTCCTGTTTTACAGCCGTAATCATTGTGTTCGATTTGACTGATGTGGCTTCACTGGAGCATACAAGGTAAATGACATCATCGCAGTAATTCTGCCCTCTGGGTTAACAAATACACAGCGTGGTTCACACATTGAAATGTATCGTCTTCTAAAGGCAATGGCTGGAGGACGCAATGAAAGAGAATGATCCTACCAGTGTATTACTCTTCTTGGTAGGCACAAAGAAAGATCTGAGTGTGAGTGACCattgtaattattcttaattgaAATTATACTTACAATCATGGCCATGCATAATCCAGTACAATATCCTTCCATATACTTCCTACCACTGTTTCTTTCCTCCAGTCTCCTGCACAGTATACACATATTGAGCAGGATGTCATTAAACTGGCAGATCAGATGAAAGCAGAGTACTGGGCTGTGTCCGCCTTGTCTGGTGAGTTGCTGACTGATATGTTAAATGGGTTTTGTAGCAGTTTTGTGTAGTGTATTACAACGTCacttaaagtattttttaaaccCTACATAGAAGTtgcttctgtttttgttgtttaaggACTGTTTTTATCACTGTAGGGGAGAATGTGACAGAGTTTTTCTTCAGAGTGGCATCTTTAACATTTGAGGCCAATGTACTGGCAGAACTGGAGAAAAGTGGATCCAGACGTATTGGGGAAGTTGTTCGTAAGTACATTAACGATCAGccaaaaatggaagaaaaaaaatgtacagacagttttggagaaatgtagcattacatcacttgctcaccaatggatcctctgcagtgaatgggtgccgtcagaatgagagtccaaacagctgataaaaacatcacattaatctACATATAAACTGCATGACCCcagtcaatcaataaatcaatcaataaaaaaaaaaactaactcatCTACTTctcagatggcctgagggtgaatatatTTTCAGCCAGATTTCATTTTTTACGTTGAATTTTATTGCATCATGAAAAGAAGCTAAATATATTATTTCCCCTGTCTGAGTGACCTGAATTCATTAATAGAGAAAAGTCATTCAGAGTTAGAAGTTATTACATATAAAAGATCATGAAGCAGTGATTTTCTGTAGAATAAGATGCACTGATGAACAGTATGTATATGATCATGTTGTCTTtgaatttgaatacattttttttctgccacACAGAAATCAACAGCAACCCAAATAACCTGTATGCAACTTCCAAGAAGAAACAGCCCAACTGTTGTCAGTAAAGACTGGCCATGTAAAAATGCCATCATTTGCACCAACATATaatggtaccaaagcaaaacatacacacaaatatacatacacatacataaggAGAATCTACTAGATAAGAAAAGGAGGATGGACAATATTCCAACTATGTGACTATACAGAGAGCAGCGTGGTTTGTTATTCATAACGTGTAACTGAATATCAGCTGGATGAAAGAAAACATTCCTTTGTTGGAAAACTTGAGGTTTGCATTTTTGTGGTAAAGCCTTAATCTGTTTTCCCAAGAGTTCTATGCACAATTTATGCACAGTCATTATTAGTGATTATTACACTGTGTtgattaaacatacattttatttcacattttgctTAGTTTACATTCAGAAGGGATTTTAAAAGGTACACAGGAGGATCATGCATAAGTTGCACAAAAAGCAATAAACAGCTATACATATATTTTTCTATATCAAAAGTCCTGTTTATTAAAAGGGTAGTTTTCCTTGAAGTTATATCCATTTTTTATTCAGGTTCAAATTCTTGCTGTAAAGACTTTAAAAGTTTTAGGgcttatatactttttttttatgtgattgccatttttattccaaataaaattgtttttcctGAATTGAGccatttatttaattcttttaaaacatctcacaataaataaaataggtaTTTTTCCCACATGTGTTAATATAATATCATagcaatgctgttgttttgattaattactgattttaatactgttaatattttgattaaatctTTCATTTACATGAAATTCATCATTATtgattatttgtgaccctggagcaccaaaccagtcttaagtcactggggtatatttgtagcaatagccaaaaatacattgtgtgggtcaaattattgatttttcttttatgccaaaaatctgaatatttagtaaagatcatgttccatgaagatattttgtaaatttcctaccataaacatgtttattcaaaacttttaatttttgattagtgatatgcattgctaaggacttcatatggactcaatatttaaatttatttgcaccctccgattccagattttcaaatagttgtatctcgatcaaacattgtcctatcctaacaaccCCTACATCAacgaaaagcttatttattcagctttatttcagatgatgtataaatctcaatttcgaaaaattgataCTTAAGAATGTTCTCgtggtctagggtcacatttGAGCATTTTCAAGTTAGTAATAAGTTAGAAATCTGAGCTACAACCTGATAGTGACCTCTATTGGTATTTTAgtgtaacaacaacaaaaacagacatgTTTATGACCAAtttgacaaattatttttaaaacatgacaaatgtACTGAAATTCATTCAAGCTTAGAGAGATCAGTCCTCACAAGATTCATACCTCTTCACATACAATAATACATGTCACAAACTGCAGCTGATTCAAGGGCCGATTGATTTTTTCTCCCTGATTTCTTCATATTTAGCCACTAAATTTCTCAAAACACTCCAAGTATTGATTGTCAATCTGAGATTGCAGCTCATTTGGAATGCAGTGGGAATATTTATAGTTTTCCTTTAGCCACTTTCCTCCCTCACTGTTTTCAATGGCCACAGCAGCAATACCTACAAAGAACAAAGAAATAATAGCACTCATTTTACCATCTTAATCAAGTCTATTGATAAGTGATAAGTGAACAGGAGCTATTACACCCTCTCACAGAAAGAAGCTGTCCAAATCCCTTGTTTTGTATCTTGCAGCAACAAATATAACAAGAATGTCAATAAACTCACCAGTCATATTTcagttacattatttattttaatagctcCCTAAAGGGAGAATCGACATCAAAGAAAGGTTTTGGGTGGAGAGGGGCAGTGGATAAGTTCAAAATCTCTCATAACATttctttgcttttattttattagcgGTCTTATGCTTACCTACGACAGTAGCTCCTTGATTCTCCACCAGTTTGATAGCTGCTCTCATAGTTCCTCCAGTCTCAATCCACTGGTCAACTATAAGAACCCGTAGACCTGAAGTACATCATAACAAACCTATAATATCCCATTTTGTGTTACTAAGAAGTAGATGTGTTATTAAAAACATCTGAATACACATGGTTCTGCAGTCATTAAGTAATACACGGGGATTATGTAGTAAAACAGGACATCTGAGTTGATTGAAAATGTATAAATCACTGCAAACTTAATAactaaaaattaatttgattaaggTGTCTTTTAACTTGCAATTTGcccttttctatttcaatatagcCCACATTATCAACCATTATAGTAACAATATACGAGTTTACATACATCAGTACCTGGCTTTAACACATCAACACGCACTTCCATCAGTTTCTTTCGTCCAGAGTAGTCGCTGTAGTCCTGAGTGCGAGTTTGAACACATAAGTGTCCTGCTTTTCGAATGGCCAAAAATCCTTTTCCTAAAGTTATGGCCGTAGCTGACCCTGAAATAATTACAGgataaagtacaaataaaaaaattttttcacaTGGAATAGACAATTACATTCCATTAAGTCAGGTTTTAGAGTTAGTCCCTAAGTTTATATCCCACTCTATATTTAGCCTGGCTGTTTGCAGAGGTGTTATATATACAGCAACATGTGCACTGAGCTAAAAATACTCTTGAATACTTAGACTGTCTTGCTCCAAACCAGCTACAAAAGAGAAAGTTTTATACCAAGGATGAAGCCCATGGCATCTATTCCAGCTACCAGGTCAATGGTCGCATTCTTGAATGGTTTGAGAAGATCTTTTACGCAATCTGACAGTGCCTGGATCAATCAAGAGTGACAGAAAAGAGTGAGCAGAGACTATAAACTAGAAAACCCATGGCAGTCAAACACATTCTAACTTGTCTTTATTATCCAGACAACAAGTTATTTAAAAACGTACTGGATTAAGTTTGACGTGCAACAAGAGCGATTGTTTACCTGTGGATTGCAATAGAGTCTTGATGGATCAAGCCATGCAAACTTTGGACCCTTTGTGTTTGGTGCCATAAGAGACAAGTACCATCCCTCTTCTCTCTTTTGGGGAACTGCTAACACATCCATTCTGGAGAGACCGTTAGACTTGTGAAATCTCAGCCGGTAACGGTGTGTATTTGGTGTCGAGTTCAAAGTATCTAGTGGGCGTTTTCAAGTCTCTCCCAGAGTTATCGCTTAACCATTAGCCACAAACCAGAGCTCTGGAGACTGTGTCTACTCCGTTAGGTTACTGTGTCACTGATTTTAAACACAAGCATGTTTCGGTGTTTTTCTCCCCTTATAAACGTTTAAAGGGATATCCTAATGCGAACAAAACTctaaatgttaataatgtttgATAACGCACTGCAACGCACTTAGGCGCCTACTCTCTTATATTTATACGGACTGAGCCTAGTTCTAGGGATGACAAAAAGATTCTAAAAAGTTTTACTCGATTCTAAAAACGTATGTTCGATTGTCTGCACCACTTGTCAGGTTTGAGATAGCCAGTCAAATCAAAGAAGGGTTGAGCTAGTTTGCCAGCAACTGTGTTCTACGAGATGTTTTTTAGACTAGgcagtaaagaaagaaagaaagaaagttgtgCCAGGATATGGTTTAATAAATGCTCAGTAACTTTACCTTGCGCAACAGTGTGACTGACTCCTGAGACTAACCGGGGCTACATATCTATCCGCACTATCTTGGCGTGCCacatgaagaaaaaataatatcCCTCCGCGATATCAGCCGAGTGACAGCTGTGCTGAGTGCTCCTGTCAAGCACAGGAGAAAAGTAGAAATATGAGAAATTCAGAAAGAGTGAGGATTGCCTATAATACGTCTTGTGTACATTCATCATGATTCTTAACAAAAAATACGTCGTTTGTTTTTCAGAGCAAAGACGTGAAATCAGTCATGAAATTTGTAGCAGTGAAGAAAAGTAGCCTACTGTCTATTTGTGTGGGATAAGTGGCTTGCAAATAATCACAGTGAGCTAATTACAAAACTGTAACTTTCAAATACACAcatcacagaaaactttctgctATTTTAGATTTTCTAAACACTTCGTTCTATATGATTTATACGTTGTTCTCCTCATGGGGACAAAAAAAGTTCCCATGATGTCAACATAAGTATAGATCCATACTTATGCATGGGGAAATCTGGTCCACATAATGTAGGATATAGGGAATTGTAGTGAATACCAGGTAGGCCTACatcacacagacgcacacattTGTTTAAGTGGGGCCAAAATAAGGTAATTTCATtgcatttttcaaacattttgaatttACCTGTGATAAAGAAAACCAAGAGAATTTAAACATGCTGTGAGATATTCTTACGGAAATCACGTAGGCCTATATTGGAATACTGAATTTGACTTAGAAAGATCACTGTGATGTTTTATCTGTAAACTACCGTAAAAATGCATTTCGATAAAAATAGCTAGCCTATAACAATAGGCCTTTAGCGTCATCAATACAAATAAGGTTAAGAAAGCTTAAGATGGAAGCAGATATTTTATAACTGCTGAATGAACGGCAGTAACTATACCATTGAAACTATATAAAGAAACCGatacaaaaaaaaaggattcTTTATGTGCAAAGTGCCAGGAGCCCGTTTCGACTGAATTGCGCCTCATTACAGGACTCGCCTAAACCATACACTCCACAAAAGATCGAAATTATGATGTTATGGACCATTTTATTATTGAACCTTTCGGTCTTTTAGCCTACGTTTTATTTTCTGCAGAGATTTCTCATAGTGACATCTTGATTGAGCAGCTAACTTAtttcattgtttaatataatacgGTTCCTTTTTTGACATATCCGAAAATCATGTACAATTGAGGTTAATGGATTCCTCTGTGCATGAGATATGAGCAGTCATGCAACGTTTTATGTTTGCATACCTCAGGCTTCAGATTTATGCTCCAAGAACTGATGTGCTATTGTAGGtcacaaacattttaaagaaaatgcaCTATTTCGAAATTACAGTGTGCTGGTATGAAGTAACAGTTCGTCAAGTATGTGGATCACGCAGAGATTAATATCCTGGCAAAAGTTTTTAATGAGTAGCTTATTAAATTAATACTACATCGGATTGATTTTACAACAATGTCGCATGTTGCCTCTGGTGATTTTACATCATTGGTTTCCTCCCCCACCAATCCGATTTCTGTGCCAAAGCCCACTGTTGGACTCAATATAGGGGCTCTTTGAAAGCCGACCATAAATATTTTGCTTTTGGACTTGCACATACTCAATTCCTGATTTATTTGGTAATTTTGTTAGTTCGTTGTTTGTACCCTTCTCAGCAATGTCGTTAGATAGtctattttaataaatagaaatgagTTCAAATAAATTGGCTCTGGGATGAACGGTTTTAATCATATGATATTTTTCTTAGAAATACTATGGAAAGCTACACATTGAATTGCTTGAAAGCAATAGCCACGAACAATTGCAAATTTATTTACATATGGACAAGGACAAACGTGCGTTCTCTTCTTAAATTACTCTTTTTCACTCTACTGGCGCCTGCGTCTGTTAAAGTCCCAAAGTTAAGACCATGTAACCATAGGAAAAGACACTGATGTTCAGTAACTGCACGAGTCTTCATTGGTCTGCATTGAAAAAGCCCACTGTTCCAAATTAGGTCACTACCCATTCCTTTTGTGAAATTAGAATGCCCAATCTCGTTGGGTCGGAAGAATCACCCCATCTCTTGTTACTATGGAAAGCGCCAAAGGAACCTCCTCCTTGCTGCGTCACCAAAGTAAATCTCAAGGTGTGGGGAGAGATGGGGTTACTTGCGGTCAAAACACACATATCCATTACACCCTACATTCATTCAATGACTTTCAGGGGCAcgaaagtcatttatttaaatatatattctgtaGTTCTGATACAACGCCCCTAGTGCATTAGACTTAACTCAAATATGTTTTAATCAAAATACAAACGTTTGTGATATATTTGTGATGTGTAAATACAtaacaaactaataaataatcaCTAATTCTGACGCAAAGCTATCAAACAGATAATTATTTCGATCGTTTCCCTAGAAATCCCTTGTAGGCTAATCTCTTTGTGGTTAATTAAACGTTGTTTGAAAAAGTATTTTACTTCTACAAAGAATAGCCAAGGCTATCTCCAATCTTTCGTTTAGAACGTCTTTGTAGAATTCATACCTAAATTTGCCTTAAATTGCCTACCTGTAGCCTAATTCTGTTTCATGCTTTAATGCCATGGTTTCTATAgtcttaaaatgtaataaaaataataataataataataataacaataatacaaaatgtgGTTTCGACAAAGCATTGATTTAGGCCacttttaaaaagaaatgaaacaagaatACCCTTTTGCCTTGCAAATATCTCCCTCTCGCAAATCAGAAATACGAATTTGccttttgcaaataaataagGTGCAACCGACCATTGGAAATCATTGCACATTGTTCGCTTGCCACAGGGACGCCAGGAGGAGGAAACAGATGCACATTAGGGTATTCAAGTTCATTGGAGGATGAAAGGGTTAATTAAATGACAGACCCCTCCCATTATTGACCGGCAATATATTAATACCCACGGCAGCCGGTGAAATAATCCGGTACTCGTCGGACAGGAGAGGCTGCGGTGCTGTCTGAGACTCCGTGGTGCTGAAAGTGCCGCCCGCCGCGATGTGGTCCGTGTTTTTCGTGTTTCTGTCTTATTTAGACAGGAACTTTGTTAAAGGCGAATTCTTAAACCAAGCTTTAGATGCAGAACAAGAGAGCAAAGAGCTCTTTTACATGCTCAACAACACCCTTTGCGCCAAAAGTTCGGTTGTGGGAGAGTATCATCTCCATCAGGTCACCGATGGGGCTGAAGAGGTTCGCTCTGTGCACGACTCTGAGGGCCGTCTGGTCGACTGCTCTGTGAGCCAAAACCAAATGCAAGTTAAATCCTTCATGCACGTGTGCAGACTTGGGCTAAGGAACCAAATGAGCTCCGATTTGAAGATGAGTTTGACTGGGGTGTCCGAGGCAAAGGCTAACTGTGGCAAGCTGAAATCGAAAGGCGACAGGAATTTGATCAGgacaacaaaacaagcaaaagAGTCGAACTCGGATGCTGCGAACAATAAAAAGACGCGAACCAAGCGAGGCTTCACGTATCCCGGGACACTTTGGTGTGGTGCAGGAAACATCGCAGATCATTATGATCAGTTAGGTGAGTTGACTTTAATTCACAGACTTCCATAgactattatttttaaattttcatactGTAGCATGTGTTTAGGCATTCTGTGCATGTGATTTCTTTTTCACCCTCAGGCGAATTCGAAGAGACTGACAAATGTTGCCGCGTTCACGATCACTGCCCATATGTCATCCATGCGTTCTCCTCCAATTATGGATACACCAACTTCAAATGGCACTCCCTCAGCCACTGCGACTGCGACAATGCGTAAGTTTGATCTGGTCCATATTTGACAGATGAGATGACAGCAGCCTGACATGCAATACTTCATTTAAAGCTACTTTAAACACTTCAAAACTCCTACTGTTGTCTATATGCCGTTTTCACAACTTTCTAttaattgtgttttttaattttattctattcatctgaatgactaaaatgtgactaaaataatggaaaaatgaTGGAATAATCTGAAAATGTGCTAAAATAAAATCTCTTGATATTTGTTAGCTGCCTACAAAACATTAACGTGCTTCACTTGAGGTTACAACAATCAACACCAATGAATTtttactgaaaattatttttcatagaaCTGTCATAAGGATAACAAAATGTAAGGCTTAGATCAGGCAGAAATGTTTGCAGCAGGTTACCAATTTTTGCAGTgtatgttttcaaaaaaaaattttttaactgaTGTTAGACctgcaataaaatgtaaatgctgaaaaaattTAGACATTTTGAAATCATCTCCAAATTTATTTAAGATAATGGACATTTATATGCTTACATCTGCACCTTACAGCTTGAAGGAATGCCTGAGACTTGTCAATGACACTTCATCCCGAGTGGTTGGACAAGCCTTCTTTAACGTGATCGAAGTTCCTTGCTTTGAGTTTTCATTTGAAGAGCAGTGTGTTGAGCGTCACTGGTATGGGGTGTAAGTATCAAATTCTATGTAATTCTATCAAATTCCTTTCTTATATTCTGCCGCACAATTTACAGTAGCCAAATTAATAGCCCAATTAATGCAGTTTTTACTCTTCTCTCCATCATGAAGGTGTAAAAAGTATGACAGAGTTCCTGTGGCAGTGATTAAAGAATCAATCCCTTATGACTTTGGAGGCATTGATGTCATTGATGTATTGACTATCGCTCCTCCAAAGAAGAAACAATCAGACGAAGAAAAGCAGAACACAACATCCTCTGAAAGCACAACGCAGTCATCATTCTCAAAGACCGCTGCCCCTgaggagccctcactcacaaacgTGGTGACGGCTGCAGAGGATTTCATTAAAGTGCTCGCCACAGTCTCCACCTCTCAAAGCTCGTCTGCAGACACAGGCAAAGGAGAAACTCAGACGTcagagaagaagaggaagaaaaatTCCAGCAAGAAGAAAAAAGAGAATCAGAAGAAAATAGGAAAGGGTAAAGGCAGGAAGAAGAATAAAAAACTTAGTGCTGTGTTAAAGGTCGACGAAGGGACGACCAGAGCGCCATCGACCAGTCAGACAGAGGAGGTCATGGGTAAGAACAACTTTGCAGAGGAAGCAGCAAAGATGAATCGGTTtagaataaaagaaaacaatttcATGAACAGCGAGCTAGACTCTGAAGGAAATTCTAATAAGATGATGAGGGACGATCCTCAGAGGACAGTGAAT contains the following coding sequences:
- the rab34a gene encoding ras-related protein Rab-34a isoform X1, which translates into the protein MSVLPPVRKDRIISQFPKCFSKGAALNTDDEFHSKVKTACQQQRTGTVGRFKISKVIVVGDLAVGKTCLINRFCKDVFDKNYKATIGVDFEMERFEVLGVPFSLQLWDTAGQERFKCIASTYYRGAQAVIIVFDLTDVASLEHTRQWLEDAMKENDPTSVLLFLVGTKKDLSSPAQYTHIEQDVIKLADQMKAEYWAVSALSGENVTEFFFRVASLTFEANVLAELEKSGSRRIGEVVQINSNPNNLYATSKKKQPNCCQ
- the rab34a gene encoding ras-related protein Rab-34a isoform X2 — its product is MSVLPPVRKDRIISQFPKCFSKGAALNTDDEFHSKVKTACQQQRTGTVGFKISKVIVVGDLAVGKTCLINRFCKDVFDKNYKATIGVDFEMERFEVLGVPFSLQLWDTAGQERFKCIASTYYRGAQAVIIVFDLTDVASLEHTRQWLEDAMKENDPTSVLLFLVGTKKDLSSPAQYTHIEQDVIKLADQMKAEYWAVSALSGENVTEFFFRVASLTFEANVLAELEKSGSRRIGEVVQINSNPNNLYATSKKKQPNCCQ
- the proca1 gene encoding uncharacterized protein proca1 — its product is MWSVFFVFLSYLDRNFVKGEFLNQALDAEQESKELFYMLNNTLCAKSSVVGEYHLHQVTDGAEEVRSVHDSEGRLVDCSVSQNQMQVKSFMHVCRLGLRNQMSSDLKMSLTGVSEAKANCGKLKSKGDRNLIRTTKQAKESNSDAANNKKTRTKRGFTYPGTLWCGAGNIADHYDQLGEFEETDKCCRVHDHCPYVIHAFSSNYGYTNFKWHSLSHCDCDNALKECLRLVNDTSSRVVGQAFFNVIEVPCFEFSFEEQCVERHWYGVCKKYDRVPVAVIKESIPYDFGGIDVIDVLTIAPPKKKQSDEEKQNTTSSESTTQSSFSKTAAPEEPSLTNVVTAAEDFIKVLATVSTSQSSSADTGKGETQTSEKKRKKNSSKKKKENQKKIGKGKGRKKNKKLSAVLKVDEGTTRAPSTSQTEEVMGKNNFAEEAAKMNRFRIKENNFMNSELDSEGNSNKMMRDDPQRTVNDNQDVVTITTSIKTKDKEPDILEHRQANDTELVSTSPAAHITPAVRDKTRAKLRQRARKKNQRKNNPPTEAKEETLSTSPSEGVSFVTSKPEHPAGTVRNEMMPSTMHSEEKGPVVTTAQNSPIVKTKRPSSRQREGRKRMRKIIASSTEEPPRDISSQDPLLFTGSATVGPTDVLERLGLDQVENPTESLKDTNGRKNKGRRVIKICYEAFLPDVADTTPLPTLIEKDTEIQLKDPEMNTAPMFPLLQTNTASTATRRPKNMKRKRSRERGHREKRGKVKKE
- the zgc:174895 gene encoding adenine phosphoribosyltransferase: MDVLAVPQKREEGWYLSLMAPNTKGPKFAWLDPSRLYCNPQALSDCVKDLLKPFKNATIDLVAGIDAMGFILGSATAITLGKGFLAIRKAGHLCVQTRTQDYSDYSGRKKLMEVRVDVLKPGLRVLIVDQWIETGGTMRAAIKLVENQGATVVGIAAVAIENSEGGKWLKENYKYSHCIPNELQSQIDNQYLECFEKFSG